A stretch of Vannielia litorea DNA encodes these proteins:
- a CDS encoding DUF2460 domain-containing protein, with amino-acid sequence MGFHEVRFPASLSFGSVGGPERRTEIVTLANGFEERNTPWAHSRRRYDAGLGMRSLDDVEVLLAFFEARRGQLFGFRWKDWSDFKTGAASAAPDWQDEVIGIGDGVTRSFQLSKTYRSGEASYVRPVKKPVFGTVTAGIEGTFYQEGVHFGVDPATGVITFEDAPSIGHAVTAGFEFDVPVRFDTDRIQTSVASFKAGDVPTVPVVELRL; translated from the coding sequence ATGGGATTTCACGAGGTGCGGTTTCCGGCCAGTCTGAGCTTTGGCTCGGTGGGCGGGCCGGAGCGGCGGACCGAGATCGTGACGCTGGCCAACGGTTTCGAGGAGCGCAACACGCCCTGGGCGCACTCGCGCCGCCGCTATGACGCGGGGCTGGGGATGCGCTCGCTCGATGACGTGGAGGTGCTGCTGGCCTTCTTCGAGGCACGGCGTGGCCAGCTCTTCGGGTTTCGCTGGAAGGATTGGTCGGACTTCAAGACCGGTGCTGCGAGCGCGGCTCCGGACTGGCAGGACGAGGTCATTGGCATCGGGGACGGGGTGACGAGGAGCTTTCAGCTTTCGAAGACCTATCGCTCGGGCGAGGCCTCCTACGTCAGGCCGGTGAAGAAGCCGGTGTTCGGCACGGTCACGGCGGGGATCGAGGGCACCTTCTACCAGGAGGGGGTGCATTTTGGCGTCGATCCGGCGACCGGGGTCATCACCTTCGAGGACGCGCCGTCGATCGGGCATGCGGTGACGGCGGGGTTCGAGTTTGACGTGCCGGTGCGGTTCGATACCGACCGGATCCAGACCAGCGTGGCGAGCTTCAAGGCCGGTGACGTGCCGACGGTGCCCGTTGTGGAGCTGCGGCTGTGA